The stretch of DNA AGCGGGCCGCGGCTAGTGGGGCGGACACCATGTCGATCAAGCGGATGGAGGCCCGGCTGCAGGCGAGGGAGGAGAAGCTGAAGGAGAAGTCCGACCGGGCGACGGATCCGGGGATCACCTTCGAGCAGACCGGCATCGACTACCTGCTGGTCGATGAGCTGCACGAGTACAAGAACCTCGACACCGCCTCGAACATTCAGGACGCTGCGATCGACGGGTCCAAGCGCGCCAGCGACCTGCACTCCAAGGTGGAGTACCTGAGGGCCAAGCACGGGGACCGGGTGATGACCGGGGCGACCGCGACACCGATCGCGAACTCAGTCACGGAGATGTACGTGATGCAGCGTTACCTGGGCCCGGAGCTGTTGGAGCGGGCCGGGATCCACGACTTCGACACCTGGGCGGCGACCTTCGGTCAGGTGGTGTCCGAGATGGAACTCTCGGTGGCCGGCGGGGACACCTTCAAGATGAAGGAGCGCTTCGCCAAGTTCCAGAACGTCCCCGAGTTGCTGAAGATGTTCCACACCTTCGCCGACGTGAAGACCGCCGAGGACCTCAAGCTCCCCACCCCGGGTCTGGTGGCGCGGGAGGACGGGAAGCGGCTGCCGCGCATGGTCCCGGTGGAGGCCTCGGCGGAACTCGAGGCGTACATCGCGGAGATCGGGAGGCGGGCCGAGGCGATCCAGGCGCGGTTGGTGCCCCCAACCGAGGACAACATGCTCAAGATCAGCTCCGACGGGCGCAAAGCCGCCCTGGACCTGCGCCTGGTGGATCCCGAGCTGGGCTCGGTCGTGGCGGAGACCAAGATCAGCGCCGCCGCGGACCTAATGGCCCGGGTGTACGAGGAGCACCGGAACGACGTGTTCCTGGATCCTGCCACGGGGGAGGAGCACTCCACCCGCGGTGGGCTGCAGATCGTGTTCTGCGACCTGGGCACGCCCTCGGAGTCTTGGAACGTCTACGACGAACTGCGCGCCCAGCTAGCCGAGCGGGGGGTGCCGGCGGAGAAGATCCGGTTCATGCACGAGGCCAAGAACGATGCGGAGAAAGGTCGGCTGTTCTCGGCCGCGCGCACCGGGGAGGTGGCGGTGCTGATCGGGTCCACCCAGAAAATGGGGGTGGGGACCAACATCCAGGCGAGGGCGGTGCACCTGGTGGATCTGGACGCTCCGTGGCGCCCGGCCGATGTCGCCCAGCGGCACGGGCGGATCATTCGGCAGGGCAACCAGAACCCGGAGGTCGCGATCTCGCAGGTGGTGACCAAGGGGTCTTTCGACACCTTCATGTGGCAGACGCTGGAGCGGAAGTCGAAGTTCATCGATCAGATCATGCGCGGGCGCCTGGACGTGCGTGAGATCGAGGACGTCGGGGACAACACCCTGTCATTCGCCGAGGTGAAAGCAATCTCCAGCGGCAACCCGTTGATCCTGGAGAAGTCGAAAGCCGACCAGGAGCTCGCCCGGTTGGAGCGGTTGAACCGGGCCTGGCACCGCAACCAGTCCTCGCTGGTGTTCCGCAAAGACGCCGCCCAGACGCGCGCCGACGCGCTGGAGCGGGAGATCCCCGTGCTTCGCGCAGCGGCGGAGCGCACCACCGATGAGCTCGGCGGGGAGAAGTTCCGGATGACCATCGACGGGGCCACCTACGACAAGCGCGCCGAGGCGGCGGAAGCGTGGCAACGGTGGGCTGGGGTACACGCCACCTCCCGCCCGCCCCGGGGCGGGGAGATCGACCTCGGTGTCGCTGGTGCCATTGGTGGCCACGACATCCGGGTGGTGCAGCGCCCAGGGAACCTGGCCGACTTGAGTGCATCCCCCGTCGAGCTACGCATCGACGACGCCCCCGGGGTGGCCGTGGAAGTCACCCGGGCGACGTCGTTGAATCCGAGCGTGGGGATGATCCAGCGCCTGGAGAATCAGGTACGGGCACTGCCGGAGGAAGTCACCAAGCGCGAAGCGAGGCTGGCCTCCGCTCGGCAGGAAGCCGTCGAGGCCCGGGAGGCGTTGGGCGTGCCGTTCAAGCACCAGGACGCCCTGGAAGCCGCCCGGTGGGAGGTCGAGCGAATCGGGCGCGCGATGCGCGGTGAGGAGACGCCGCAACCGACTTTGGATCCGGAGCTGGAGGCGTTAAAGAAACGGATGCGCATCAACTTCCCCGACGCTCCTACCGCGGGTCGCAGCACTGCCGGGCGTGGTGAAAACGGCTCCGGGCGTCCGCTCGAAATGGCGCGGCGGCACGACGAGCAGCGTCCCCAGCAGGGCGGCTTGGAGCTGTAAATACTCGCTCTGCTTGGTCTGCTCAGACAGACGGTGCCCGCTCCCCATCGGGGGAGCGGGCACCGTTATTGCGTGGTGACCACCGTGGAGGAAGCCGTCCACAGCCGGCGGCTACGGAAGTGGAACGGTCCGTGCGTGAGGTGACCTGCCGGCTGTGGTCGGGTGGTCGGATGGGGTCCCCGTGTCCATCATGTGTGCGGGAAAAGCCGCGGAGCGGTGGGAGCTTTTGCCGTGCCCATGTGGGCACGGGGCCAGGAACTCAGCCACGGTTGTCGAGGTCGCGTTTCGCGCGCACCTGGTGTGCTTCGCGCCAGATGACGAGCAAGGACACCACCAAGAACAGGCCGGAGATCAATCCGATCTTCGAGCCCCGGGCCACCAGGGCGATGGAGAGGATTAGGAGCGTCCCGTAACACGTCGTGAGAATCCAGCGACTGGCTGTCACTGCTCCGGCTCGGTGTCGCCACCGTTCTGAGCGGACGAGGCCTGCACGTCCGGGGTGGACTGAGTGGTCTTCCGCCGGCGCTGTACGCGCTGCATCTTCTCGGGTGCCGCCAGCCCGATCTTTTTCAGTTCGTCGGCGGTCCAGCCGCCGTTGTTCACGGCGGCCTGGAACGCGGCGGTGTCGTTCTTCTCGGCCTCCTTGAGTGCCTCGCGGGCCTCGTCGAGAGCGCCTCGTGCGGTGATCGCCCGGCGGATGTAGTCCATCCGGTCGTTGAGCAGCCGCTGCGCGGCTTCTTCTGCTTGCTGGGGGTCGGTGAGCTTCGCCATGCCCCCAGGTTAACGGACGCACACGATCCGTTCCAGAGGAAGCGCCCGCTCCGCCGGCGCTTCGCACCCGTGGTGACCCAGCGGAGCAAAGCTATGTTTTATGTGCCATAAAACGGATGCACCGCTAGCCCGTGGGGCTTTGCGGTGGCACACTGGTCGTGTGGGGCCCACCGGTGTGGGGGCGCTGCGCTGGGCCGTAAAGAGAGGAGGTGCTGTGGTGGAGCAGGAGAATCCGCGCCACGTGTGGAAGTCGAGGCGGAAGCGGATCGAGGGCAAGACCCAGTACGTCCGGGTGTCCATGTCGGAGTCGGAGCGTGCTCAGTTGATGGTGTTGGAGCAGCAGACCGGGCTCTCACCGTCGGCGCTGATGGTGCAGGCGGTGTTCGGTTCGGCGGATCCGGTGGCGGTGCAGCTGCGGCGGAACCAGTTGGTCGAGTTGCTGGCGATGCGCCGGCTGATGGCCACGATTTCGAACAATGTGAACCAGATCGCCCGGCACGCCAACAGCACCGGTGAGGTGTTGCCGGAGGCGGTCGAGACGATGCGGGAGGCTCGGCGGTTCGGTGAGGAAGTGCTGGCGAAGCTTGAGGAGCTCGCGCCGTGATCCCGAACATCACCAAGGGTGACAAGCCGGTCGGTTTGATGAAGTATCTGGTGGGTCCGGGCCGTTCCAATGAGCACACCGACCCGCACCTGGTGGGCGGCTCGCCGCTCATCATGGCGTGGTACGACGATGTGCAGCTCAACGAGGAAGCCGCGGTGGGGATCGCCCGCGAGGTGGACCTGAACCGGCGGATGCTGGGGTTTGATGCAGACACCAAGCACATCTGGCACTGCTCGTTGTCGATCCCGTACCAGGACCGGGAGGTCACCGATCAGGAATGGTCGGACATCGCGCAAAAGTTCATGGACGAGATGGACTTCACCGAGGCCGGAGCCAAGGCCGGCTGCCAGTGGGTCGCGGTGCATCACGGGCGTTCCACCAAGGGCAACGACCACATTCACATCATGGCCTCCACGATCCGGGAGGACGGGACGAAGTGGGCCGACGGCAACGACTACGCGCGGGCGCAGAAGGTCGCCCGTAGCATTGAGAAGGACTTCAACCTCATCCAGCTTGGCAACCACTCCGAACGGTGGTTGCAGCAGGGTGAGATCTCCCGGGACAGCACTCGGGAGCCGACCCGGTTCGCGCTGGAGCGCACCGTGCGGGCGTGCGCGGTGGCAGCCGAAACCGAGGCCCAGTTCGTGCGGCAGATGCGCCGGGCGAACCTGCTCGTGCACCCCCGCTTCGCCGCTGGAACTGATTCGGTGGTGACCGGGTACTCCGTGGCGGAGCGTCCGCCGAAGGGGATGCGGCCGCTGTGGTTCGGTGGTGGCAAGCTCGCCCAGGACCTCACGCTCCCGTCCCTGCGGACCCGCTGGCCGGACACCCCGCACTCCTCGCAGGAGGCATCGGATGAATGGATGGCGGCCAAGCGGCACCGCCGCATCGTTCACCCAGACGCCCCCGGTGCGGTCCTGGACGAGGAGACCGCCCGACGGCTGGCCGGGGAGTTGAGGCAGGTGCGCCGGCGGCTGGTCAAGATCGCCCCGGACGATCACCAGTCGTGGGCGCACGCGGCCCGGGAAGCCTCCGGGGTGTACGCAGCCTGGTCCCACGCAACCGAGGACGGCCAAGGGCCGCTGGGGCGCACCGCCCGGGTGCTGGCACGCTCGGCGCACCG from Kocuria turfanensis encodes:
- a CDS encoding MobC family plasmid mobilization relaxosome protein → MVEQENPRHVWKSRRKRIEGKTQYVRVSMSESERAQLMVLEQQTGLSPSALMVQAVFGSADPVAVQLRRNQLVELLAMRRLMATISNNVNQIARHANSTGEVLPEAVETMREARRFGEEVLAKLEELAP
- a CDS encoding relaxase/mobilization nuclease domain-containing protein produces the protein MIPNITKGDKPVGLMKYLVGPGRSNEHTDPHLVGGSPLIMAWYDDVQLNEEAAVGIAREVDLNRRMLGFDADTKHIWHCSLSIPYQDREVTDQEWSDIAQKFMDEMDFTEAGAKAGCQWVAVHHGRSTKGNDHIHIMASTIREDGTKWADGNDYARAQKVARSIEKDFNLIQLGNHSERWLQQGEISRDSTREPTRFALERTVRACAVAAETEAQFVRQMRRANLLVHPRFAAGTDSVVTGYSVAERPPKGMRPLWFGGGKLAQDLTLPSLRTRWPDTPHSSQEASDEWMAAKRHRRIVHPDAPGAVLDEETARRLAGELRQVRRRLVKIAPDDHQSWAHAAREASGVYAAWSHATEDGQGPLGRTARVLARSAHRSGLKITTPLEAPLRTSGTTAFLLAVTKAPSPMAQALIMNQMLRMTRAFQDMHQANKELRETQLIVDTFRQHLSVVAEPLPEVEPWSPKRSASHAGPARARGALRETQGPTVEHPYVDHTPRTDYGMEL